AAGTATAAATAACCTGCTACTAAAAAATTTAACTAAATATGAACTTTCTTCTATTATACAAATATAAACACTAATACGTCAACTAAAGTTTCTTCTTGGctttaaatttttgtttagGTTTAGAAATCTTGGATTTACCTAAAGTTTTAccctttttcaaaactggAGTACTATCTGCATCATCATCAGACCAATTGTCTTCTTCATTTCTTGATCttttaaatttcaatttattcttttgaCCTCTAATTGGAGCCTGCTTGACAGCATCCAAGTAAGCATCAATACCTGATCCCTTATTAGCCAATGgatcttcttcattatcttcCTTAAACACCAATTTTCCATTCTTGGTCTTGAATTCTTCCTTTCTATTCTGCAAGTCTTGTTTGGTGAATTTCTTTGGTTTGGATGATGATATATGTGCTAATGCTTGTCTAtccaacaaattcaatggCTCGTCACCTGTTTCCAAAATGAATTGGTTGGATTTACCAGCCTTTCTGTGTCTATTAGCATCTTCATCATAAATATCAACTTCATCTTCAGAAATATCGGAATCATACAAGGCTTCCTCATAAGCAGAaacaaatttcttttcagaATTATGGCTAGATCCAGCAGTTTTAGATCCAGTCTCACCTTCGGCTTCAGTCTCAGCTTCTTGTTTTCTCTTGGCTCTGtttcttgatttcttgATGTTAGCAACCAATTTCTTATCTTCTTCAGGTATACATctttcaacttcttcaacaCCAAACTTTCTAATCAATCTTTCCAAAATATGCTTGACTTTAGATTTAAAGTGGCCCTTGTGTTCATGTGACCATCTCATTAATTTGCTCAACAAGTCAGACAAGTTTTGTTTAACCATCTCTTCTGGCAAAGACAATACTTCAACTTTGACAAACCCAATTGCTGATTTAGCAATTTCACGTGAGTTATGAGTCAAGAATAACTCAACGGTAGATGCAATTTCCAATAACACATCAGTAGGCAAAACGTCTTTAAATTCGAATATTAAACAGGAAATTGCTGTAATTGTAGCTGAGATCATATGAGGATTTTGGGCCGCTAAACCAGCACTGACCATTGTGAAAAATTCTGTCAATGAAGCTGATGAATTAGGAGCATCAGAGTCAAAACCAGGAACTCTCGAATTCTCAATAACACCTCCTTCATTCATCTTTTGTCCCATTTTGATCAATATTTGGTATGATAATCCTCTTGATCTTTCATTAACATCTTTGGTTGCCATGATGATTTCTTGCAAGATTGCTGGGatgaaatataaatcaGTAGATGGTAGCAATTCCAAAACTAATAAAATTGCATTAAGTCTTGAGGATCTTGCTGAATTGTGTGTTTGTTCTATGGTTTCAATCAAAACCCTTTCAATTTCTCCAatgaatttcaaaattgattgtttacCAGTTTCAGTTTCTGCTAATCTTGAAATAATTCTATATGCCCTTTTTTGCATTAATGGATTCTTTACCAAAGAAACAGTAGcaacaaaaatagaaaacaAAGCGTTATGAGAAGATTCTGGAACGTATTTAGCCATAGCTACAATCAAATCCATCATAGTAATACTAGTACTAGGAATGTCAGTCTTGCtttgctgctgttgttgttgagaaGTTTGACCTGCTTCTTCATCCATAGCTTGCTTTAACATTCCACATACTTTGTCAAATGTGGTGGCTAATTCATCTTTTGGTATGATATTCAAATAAGTTTCAATAGTTTCCAAAACAAATCCTCTCGAATCAGCTACTGTATAAGTGAAAACATTAAACAAAACAGTCAAAATGTTACCAGCAATGGTACTTAAATATCCAACATTTTTACGTGCTTCCTCTTTAGGGAATTCTTGTTGCATTAACAAATCTTCGTCTAAGGCTCCATCACGGTATGCAACATTCGACTCAACTAATAATCTCCATGCATGACAAATTGGGACTCTCAACTCAACTTTTGCAAACATCAAATCTGAAAGTTTAGTAGCAAAAGTTTCATCAAAAGCAGAAGTTAAATCTTTTGGTAAATCACAGAAATGTGGCAATAAAGACCaaatttgatcaacaaTCGTTTGAAAGATCTTGCTGTTAATAGATTCCTTATTATTAGACTGTTCAATTTTCGTGTCAAagaattcaatatttggtAAAATAGAATTCTTGTAAAAATCCAATTCAGCAAACCTCACATTATCTCTTAAGAGTGGTAATAACCAAGCTCTACCTGGACCACCATTTTCACCAGTTAAATTCAATGGCAACACACTCAAAACAACTTCTGGCCCCATAGATGAGATCGATGCGGCAATAACATCTTCTGCTTCTTTGTTGTAAGGGAAATTGTCAGTTTCATTGGTTCTCCAATCACCTACATTCTTCAAAACATCAAGAAAATCAGGGTTGGCTCTGCTTctcaattttaaaatcgTAGCAGTGGtaaattccaaaatatcTTTAGTTGCATTTTGATactttattgaaaataaaatatcttCAATCATCTTGCTAATGTATGTTATGGCATCATCAACGGTTTCATAAATTTCGCCAGTGATTCCatttgttggtgatggCTGTAACAAGAATTTATCTGGAATTGATTGAGAAACAATAGCAATAAGGCATTGTGAAGCACTACTATAAATATCTTTTGATTCAGATGACAAGTATGATGAGACTATAGGTAACACAGTAGGTAATTTGCTAATACAGGATTCTGGAGATAATAAGGCAAAACTCTCTAAAGCTTTGGCAACAACAGCCAACCAAGAAGCAGCCAAATGTGTGTCATTAATAGATGgttttaaatcaaaaatcacATTCAAAACACGAGTGAATTTCTCAACATCAATCACGTCTGTCATTGATTGAAACAATCCTTCAAAGGCACCAAATGCCGACgaaaccaaaaattgatCAGATGTCTTTGAAATTTCCAACAAAATGTCACACAActcttcaattttgttaaCTGGCcatgaatttgttgaagtaatcattttgattaattgcAAAACATGAATAATTTGAGAGTTTACTtctttgttcttcttctgggTTTTGTATGTATTTAATAAGGTTGACAACTGAGTTAAGGCAGCATCTGCAGCTAAAGGAGCTGCTACATGTGTTGGTGATGGAGAAGCTGGTGGGTTTGACAATATTTTACTAACAGCCTCTTGAGCTCTCTTTCTTACTTTTGGTCTCGGGTCAAAAGAAGTTTCCAATAATGCTAAAAATGCTCTTTTAGGAGAAACCTGGCCCTTGGAATTCCACGATGAACCGTCTTGTGCTAAAAGCAAACTTTCTAATGCACCAATGGTAGATCTAACCAATGCTGCTTCGGCATTTTCTAATGTTAAAGGTTGGGCTAATTTTGctaatatttgattgaatttggatttcaataatggttTTGGAGTAAATGGGAACACAAGGTCCAAGAAAtatgctgttgttgctgccAAATTACtatcaagaatttgatCATTTGAAATACATTGATCTAATAACGACAAAAACGATACAAAGTAGGCAACTGGTGTTTTGTCATTCTTTTGTTCTTCAATGTTCTCTTCTACAGCAGATAATATTATTGCTAAATGTTTTTGGTTGTCAAGTTTGGAATTGGTTTGAGATCTAAtctttgataatttatcttCTAATTCAAAGGAGTCGATGGATAATCCACCATCAGgattattatcattcaTCACTAGTTTGGTAGTTAATTGCAAGAAGAGTCTATCTGTTTTTTAGAGGGgattttctaattttttttttttcacataAACTTTTCctacaacaaaaaatgtGAGATGAGGTTACACAAAATCACATATCACGTGAACAACAATTTCCTTTAAGTTACCAACTTACATTCAACATATACAAAGAATAAATATCGATTGAATCATGCATCTAAATGCAATTGGTCTAATAAATAGTCTATAATTTCAACGTCCTTTTCATACTGAAGCAATGCAGTTTTGTATAGATTGATATCATCTGTATTCTTGTCTGATGAAAAAGTTGGGTCAAATGATCCAATCTCCTCATTGATGGCATACTTTTTGGTCAAATAATACCTGACATCATCaaccaattcaattgtatCTGTGTCTTGTCtttctttaattctttCTGCAGACTCTTTGATCAAGTCAGACAACTTTTGGCGTTCTATTTCCAGATTAAAAATTTCTGATAAATTATATGCAATCATTTTTGTCACATGTTGTTCTAGCTTATCACATCTAGTTTGCCAGGATGCTCGGATCAAATCATAGGCATTGCAGTCTAGTTTGTCTTGTAAAGATTGAAACTCTTGGAAGTTGAACTTTTGGAACTGAGAAGTGATGTTCACAGCACTCATTGTTTTCAACCTTTCCAAAAACAATTCGTCAGCAGCAAATAGTAATTCTAGTGACAAATCCAATGgaatgttgttgatattgtcATGATACAAAAAGGATAACACCATTTCAGCAATTTTCTGATTGGCAGTACTTGTGGAAACTTGAATTATTGCAAGATGGTCCGTATCTAGCTGTGGACGATTAATGACTTGAACTCCAGCCTCTCTATATAATGGCAAGTCTTCTTCTGCAACTGTAAACATTTCTGATTTAAACATAGTATCAAAATACTCAGATCGAgcaattattgatttgttcACAGGATAATAAATAACAGATTCAGACTCGGAATCGACACAAGCTAGAATTACGTCTGGGATAGAGTCTGCTTCAAGTAATGCTTCTCTCTGGGCATCACTCAAAAACTCTGTGCAATCGATATCTTccaaatcaacatcatcttTCAAGTCCATGTCCGTGCTCAATTTCTCACCAAGAATCTTTTGCAATAAGAAATCATCCAAATCTTTTCTCGCCTTTTCAACAAACTTGAATGACAAATCATGCCCTATCTTGGCTCTTGCTTTTTCGTCTTCAATTCCCTTTATCTCTTCAATACCGTCTACCAAATCATCGAGCTCATACATTCGTGCCAATTTAAGCAACTGATCTTGAATAGCATAACTGTCATTCAAAACAGCATGAGTTCgaagataaaaataatttattattcttttgaATACTGCAGGATCAACACTCATGGGCATTGTAATCACAGTCAAATTTTCCCATTCCCcattaaatttttcctCAAAATAAGGACTTCGAGATGCCAATAAAAACCTATGCAGTTTGAATACTCTTAAATCTTCA
The Candida albicans SC5314 chromosome 7, complete sequence genome window above contains:
- a CDS encoding mRNA-binding protein (Ortholog(s) have mRNA binding activity and 90S preribosome, cytoplasm, mitotic spindle pole body, nucleolus localization); this translates as MNDNNPDGGLSIDSFELEDKLSKIRSQTNSKLDNQKHLAIILSAVEENIEEQKNDKTPVAYFVSFLSLLDQCISNDQILDSNLAATTAYFLDLVFPFTPKPLLKSKFNQILAKLAQPLTLENAEAALVRSTIGALESLLLAQDGSSWNSKGQVSPKRAFLALLETSFDPRPKVRKRAQEAVSKILSNPPASPSPTHVAAPLAADAALTQLSTLLNTYKTQKKNKEVNSQIIHVLQLIKMITSTNSWPVNKIEELCDILLEISKTSDQFLVSSAFGAFEGLFQSMTDVIDVEKFTRVLNVIFDLKPSINDTHLAASWLAVVAKALESFALLSPESCISKLPTVLPIVSSYLSSESKDIYSSASQCLIAIVSQSIPDKFLLQPSPTNGITGEIYETVDDAITYISKMIEDILFSIKYQNATKDILEFTTATILKLRSRANPDFLDVLKNVGDWRTNETDNFPYNKEAEDVIAASISSMGPEVVLSVLPLNLTGENGGPGRAWLLPLLRDNVRFAELDFYKNSILPNIEFFDTKIEQSNNKESINSKIFQTIVDQIWSLLPHFCDLPKDLTSAFDETFATKLSDLMFAKVELRVPICHAWRLLVESNVAYRDGALDEDLLMQQEFPKEEARKNVGYLSTIAGNILTVLFNVFTYTVADSRGFVLETIETYLNIIPKDELATTFDKVCGMLKQAMDEEAGQTSQQQQQQSKTDIPSTSITMMDLIVAMAKYVPESSHNALFSIFVATVSLVKNPLMQKRAYRIISRLAETETGKQSILKFIGEIERVLIETIEQTHNSARSSRLNAILLVLELLPSTDLYFIPAILQEIIMATKDVNERSRGLSYQILIKMGQKMNEGGVIENSRVPGFDSDAPNSSASLTEFFTMVSAGLAAQNPHMISATITAISCLIFEFKDVLPTDVLLEIASTVELFLTHNSREIAKSAIGFVKVEVLSLPEEMVKQNLSDLLSKLMRWSHEHKGHFKSKVKHILERLIRKFGVEEVERCIPEEDKKLVANIKKSRNRAKRKQEAETEAEGETGSKTAGSSHNSEKKFVSAYEEALYDSDISEDEVDIYDEDANRHRKAGKSNQFILETGDEPLNLLDRQALAHISSSKPKKFTKQDLQNRKEEFKTKNGKLVFKEDNEEDPLANKGSGIDAYLDAVKQAPIRGQKNKLKFKRSRNEEDNWSDDDADSTPVLKKGKTLGKSKISKPKQKFKAKKKL
- a CDS encoding uncharacterized protein (Ortholog(s) have cytosol, ubiquitin ligase complex localization) — protein: MSSDPARPDLDVSIDSIFSISHQLDRGTPASSTSSSNQDPEVAKAFSEICLACRTGDIEVVDSLLSTPNLDINQVDEYDYSPLILSSLCGHYDIVELLLQRGAVCDRDTFQGARCIYGALTDEIRDLLVSFDISKAVDVTQPFAGHIASLLNPLLGTITADVVFQFKQPGIPEDLRVFKSHRFLLASRSPYFEEKFNGEWENLTVITMPMSVDPAVFKRIINYFYLRTHAVLNDSYAIQDQLLKLARMYELDDLVDGIEEIKGIEDEKARAKIGHDLSFKFVEKARKDLDDFLLQKILGEKLSTDMDLKDDVDLEDIDCTEFLSDAQREALLEADSIPDVILACVDSESESVIYYPVNKSIIARSEYFDTMFKSEMFTVAEEDLPLYREAGVQVINRPQLDTDHLAIIQVSTSTANQKIAEMVLSFLYHDNINNIPLDLSLELLFAADELFLERLKTMSAVNITSQFQKFNFQEFQSLQDKLDCNAYDLIRASWQTRCDKLEQHVTKMIAYNLSEIFNSEIERQKLSDLIKESAERIKERQDTDTIELVDDVRYYLTKKYAINEEIGSFDPTFSSDKNTDDINLYKTALLQYEKDVEIIDYLLDQLHLDA